One genomic window of Actinoalloteichus hoggarensis includes the following:
- a CDS encoding AMP-binding protein: MRLTPSAHVDTFCRDGLPPLSQWPDLSSPVPDVAYPDRLNCAVTLLTGAIEHYGPDRLCLASPTERWTYGDVLRTARRIGRLLTEHHGLVPGNRVLLRGPNSPWLALCWLGLLTAGCVAVTTMPLLRARELAEVHDVCRIDLALCDHRYLDELRAGLPGTPVLAYGGASPDDLVSQVDGISDDFEPVRTAADDVALLAFTSGTTGRPKATMHFHRDVLAVADTFSRTVLRPTPDDLFTGTPPLGFTFGLGGLLIFPLRAGAAVLLLESPTPDQLAGHIADHGATVCFSAPTAYRAMLASGAATRLRGLRRAVSAGEHLPASTWHEFRRTTGVEIINGLGTTELLHIVVSAADEDIRPGATGRPVPGFDVAILDEAGRPVPTGRVGRLAVRGPTGCRYLADDRQRDYVRHGWNITGDSFRRDADGYLWYQARTDDLIVSAGYKIAGPEVEEALLAHPDVVECGVVGVPDELRGTLVTACVVLREGVAGDQTRARELQEFVKHRIAPYKYPRRIEFMSELPRTSSGKLRRFALRDVARGVAERDVVQG, translated from the coding sequence ATGCGACTCACCCCGTCGGCGCACGTCGACACGTTCTGCCGGGATGGACTGCCGCCCCTGTCGCAGTGGCCGGACCTCTCGTCTCCGGTGCCGGACGTGGCCTATCCCGACCGGCTCAACTGCGCGGTCACGCTGTTGACGGGTGCGATCGAGCACTACGGTCCCGATCGGCTGTGTCTGGCATCGCCGACCGAACGGTGGACCTACGGGGACGTGCTGCGCACGGCGCGTCGGATCGGTCGGCTGCTCACCGAACACCACGGCCTGGTGCCGGGGAACCGCGTGCTGTTGCGCGGGCCGAACAGCCCGTGGCTCGCATTGTGCTGGCTGGGCCTGCTGACGGCGGGCTGCGTCGCGGTCACCACCATGCCGTTGCTGCGGGCGAGAGAACTCGCCGAGGTGCACGACGTCTGCCGGATCGACCTCGCCCTGTGCGATCACCGGTACCTGGACGAGCTTCGCGCGGGCCTGCCGGGGACCCCGGTGCTCGCCTACGGCGGTGCGTCGCCGGATGACCTGGTGTCCCAGGTCGACGGGATCTCCGACGACTTCGAACCGGTGCGCACCGCCGCGGACGACGTCGCACTGCTGGCCTTCACCTCGGGTACCACCGGGCGACCCAAGGCGACCATGCACTTCCACCGCGACGTGCTCGCCGTCGCGGACACCTTCTCCCGCACCGTCCTGCGACCGACGCCCGACGACCTTTTCACCGGGACCCCGCCGCTGGGCTTCACGTTCGGCCTCGGCGGTCTGCTGATCTTCCCGCTGCGGGCTGGAGCCGCGGTCCTCCTGTTGGAATCGCCGACACCGGATCAGCTCGCCGGGCACATCGCCGACCACGGCGCGACGGTCTGCTTCAGCGCGCCCACCGCGTATCGCGCGATGCTGGCCTCCGGCGCGGCGACGAGGCTTCGCGGGCTGCGTCGGGCCGTGTCGGCGGGTGAACACCTGCCCGCGTCGACGTGGCACGAGTTCCGCAGGACGACCGGCGTCGAGATCATCAACGGCCTGGGGACGACCGAGCTGCTGCACATCGTGGTCTCCGCGGCGGACGAGGACATCCGCCCCGGCGCGACCGGCCGCCCGGTGCCGGGCTTCGACGTCGCGATCCTCGACGAGGCGGGCCGTCCGGTGCCGACGGGCCGAGTCGGCAGGCTCGCGGTCCGAGGGCCCACCGGCTGCCGCTATCTCGCCGACGACCGCCAGCGAGACTACGTGCGCCACGGATGGAACATCACCGGCGACAGCTTCCGGCGAGACGCCGACGGCTACCTCTGGTACCAGGCGAGAACGGACGATCTGATCGTCTCGGCGGGTTACAAGATCGCGGGGCCGGAGGTCGAGGAGGCGCTGCTGGCACATCCCGACGTCGTCGAGTGCGGAGTCGTCGGCGTCCCGGACGAGCTGCGCGGCACGCTCGTCACCGCCTGTGTGGTGCTGCGGGAGGGCGTCGCCGGCGATCAGACCAGGGCCCGAGAACTCCAGGAGTTCGTCAAGCATCGGATCGCCCCGTACAAGTATCCGCGGCGGATCGAGTTCATGAGCGAACTGCCCCGCACCAGCAGCGGCAAGCTGCGGCGCTTCGCCCTCCGTGACGTCGCCCGCGGCGTGGCGGAGCGGGACGTCGTCCAAGGCTGA
- a CDS encoding RNA polymerase subunit sigma-70, whose translation MQTQTGRGIGPAGAAGHDTEVSADPMDTESTRTEDAAVVAAARAGDEAAFARLVRRYERELHVHCYRMLASYEDAEDLTQETFLRAWTRRDTFQGRATFRAWLYRIATNACLDFLERSPTRRQVAGVAQAPPAAVAWLRPYPDRLLTGGTSEDGAPDAVVLAKETIELAFLAAIQHLPPRQRAALILRDVLGWPAEATGTLLESTVASVNSALQRARATLRRHLPPRRLDWAPSGDPSAAERAVLQRYLAATERCDMAELAALLRADARCGQQPGAGGHFGAHPVWYQGRDTIITAWSPALDGADAVEFRCVETWANRQPAAAVYVRAPGETRWHAFGLDVLRIEEGQVAEVTAFHPDVLPAFDLPMTM comes from the coding sequence ATGCAGACACAGACAGGACGAGGAATCGGTCCGGCGGGCGCCGCCGGGCACGACACCGAGGTATCCGCAGATCCGATGGACACCGAGTCGACGAGGACCGAGGACGCCGCCGTGGTGGCCGCGGCGCGCGCGGGCGACGAGGCCGCCTTCGCGCGACTCGTGCGGCGTTATGAACGAGAGCTGCACGTGCACTGCTACCGCATGCTCGCCTCGTACGAAGACGCCGAGGACCTGACCCAGGAGACGTTCCTGCGGGCCTGGACCAGGCGGGACACCTTCCAAGGCCGTGCGACGTTCCGTGCCTGGCTCTACCGGATCGCGACGAACGCCTGTCTGGACTTCCTCGAACGGTCTCCCACGCGCAGGCAGGTCGCCGGGGTGGCGCAGGCACCGCCGGCCGCCGTCGCGTGGCTGCGGCCGTACCCGGATCGGCTGCTCACCGGGGGCACGTCCGAGGACGGGGCCCCGGATGCCGTGGTGCTGGCGAAGGAGACCATCGAGCTGGCCTTCCTCGCCGCCATCCAGCACCTCCCGCCGCGACAGCGGGCGGCGTTGATCCTGCGTGACGTGCTCGGCTGGCCCGCCGAGGCGACGGGCACGCTGCTGGAGAGCACCGTGGCATCGGTGAACAGCGCCCTCCAACGGGCGCGCGCCACCCTGCGGCGGCACCTGCCGCCTCGGCGGCTTGACTGGGCGCCGAGCGGAGATCCCAGTGCGGCGGAACGCGCGGTCCTCCAACGCTATCTGGCGGCCACCGAGCGTTGCGACATGGCGGAGCTGGCCGCGCTGCTGCGTGCCGACGCGCGATGCGGGCAGCAGCCGGGAGCAGGCGGCCATTTCGGCGCGCACCCGGTCTGGTATCAGGGACGGGACACGATCATCACGGCCTGGTCGCCCGCACTGGACGGCGCGGACGCCGTCGAGTTCCGCTGCGTCGAGACCTGGGCGAACCGACAGCCTGCGGCGGCGGTCTACGTCCGCGCGCCGGGAGAGACCCGCTGGCATGCCTTCGGGCTCGACGTGCTGCGGATCGAGGAGGGGCAGGTGGCGGAGGTGACCGCCTTCCATCCCGACGTCCTGCCTGCCTTCGATCTTCCGATGACGATGTGA
- a CDS encoding ankyrin repeat domain-containing protein, which translates to MTDTVDPSNPDSLRARIGAAAALGQTDALAALLRESGADQALADTSGTIPLYAAAVSGHTEAVRLLLAAGAAPDVESHGGPDEGTPLCAAASWGHLGVVRLLLEHGADANLSEATHPEADVDAAGMTPLEWAALGGHDEVVTALVAAGAVVPDF; encoded by the coding sequence GTGACAGACACGGTGGACCCCTCGAACCCGGACTCGCTGCGTGCCCGGATCGGCGCTGCGGCGGCGCTCGGCCAGACCGACGCACTGGCCGCTCTGCTTCGCGAATCCGGTGCGGACCAGGCGTTGGCCGACACCTCGGGGACCATCCCGCTGTATGCCGCCGCCGTCAGCGGTCACACCGAAGCGGTGCGTCTGTTGTTGGCGGCGGGCGCGGCGCCCGATGTGGAGAGCCACGGCGGTCCCGACGAGGGAACGCCGCTGTGCGCGGCCGCGTCGTGGGGGCATCTGGGCGTGGTGCGGCTGTTACTGGAGCACGGCGCCGACGCCAACCTCAGCGAGGCCACCCACCCGGAGGCAGACGTCGACGCGGCAGGCATGACTCCCCTGGAGTGGGCCGCCCTGGGCGGACATGACGAGGTCGTCACCGCTCTGGTGGCGGCGGGGGCCGTGGTTCCCGACTTCTGA
- a CDS encoding C45 family peptidase: protein MNQTTTGRTEAEVVAGGGPDDILTVRRLALRGSQTDIGRALATEAGTRFGWAPPPVADTLRNRARRRWFAREWPAHHARMLGVAEAFGLDPERDDLDFSTIVSGAADFGCSAVWYPPQAASDGHGRIVRNFDFFTGDWQGLLAAIDGDTPAATPAGPRICETPYVVDLVPDEGPASTAISIFGLDGATDGVNEHGLAVVLLMADVETARADGAAQPTAGLNPTQVPRFLLDTCADAEEAKEALLSTKQYDDGTPCHHLIADAAGRGFVWERSPHGDEHIIEVDDGPLCVTNHLLHRHPVVAELPPDNTDSHETYGRMRTLTSRTRESGQTASTPETMRADLDAVAPRTDPSWRAVWRTVVDVHDRSLNARFYLGEGSDGAMRTSAEVRLPVGRR from the coding sequence ATGAACCAGACGACGACCGGCCGCACCGAGGCCGAGGTGGTGGCGGGCGGCGGCCCCGACGACATCCTGACCGTCCGCCGTCTCGCCCTGCGCGGCAGCCAGACCGACATCGGCCGCGCCCTCGCGACGGAGGCCGGGACACGCTTCGGCTGGGCGCCCCCACCGGTGGCCGACACCCTGCGGAACCGGGCCCGCCGCCGATGGTTCGCCCGCGAGTGGCCCGCGCACCACGCCCGGATGCTCGGCGTCGCCGAGGCGTTCGGCCTCGACCCGGAGCGAGACGACCTCGACTTCTCCACGATCGTCTCCGGCGCGGCCGACTTCGGCTGCTCGGCGGTCTGGTATCCGCCGCAGGCCGCCTCGGACGGACACGGCCGCATCGTGCGCAACTTCGACTTCTTCACCGGCGACTGGCAGGGCCTGCTGGCCGCGATCGACGGCGACACGCCCGCCGCGACCCCGGCGGGTCCCCGGATCTGCGAGACGCCGTACGTCGTCGACCTCGTGCCCGACGAAGGCCCGGCCTCGACCGCGATCAGCATCTTCGGTCTCGACGGCGCCACCGACGGCGTCAACGAGCACGGCCTCGCGGTGGTACTGCTCATGGCCGACGTCGAGACCGCCCGAGCCGACGGGGCCGCCCAGCCCACGGCGGGCCTCAATCCGACGCAGGTGCCGCGCTTCCTGCTGGACACCTGTGCCGACGCCGAGGAGGCGAAGGAGGCGCTGCTGAGCACCAAGCAGTACGACGACGGAACGCCCTGCCATCATCTGATCGCCGACGCCGCCGGGCGGGGCTTCGTCTGGGAGCGGTCGCCGCACGGGGACGAGCACATCATCGAGGTCGACGACGGCCCGCTGTGCGTGACCAACCACCTGCTCCACCGTCATCCCGTGGTGGCGGAGCTGCCCCCCGACAACACCGACAGCCACGAGACCTACGGGCGGATGCGGACGCTCACCAGCCGGACCCGGGAGAGCGGGCAGACCGCGTCCACACCGGAGACGATGCGCGCCGACCTCGACGCGGTCGCCCCCCGGACGGACCCGAGCTGGCGGGCCGTCTGGCGCACGGTCGTCGACGTCCACGATCGGAGCCTGAACGCACGCTTCTACCTCGGCGAGGGGTCCGACGGCGCGATGCGCACCAGCGCGGAGGTCCGGCTCCCCGTGGGACGTCGCTGA
- a CDS encoding MFS transporter produces the protein MVADDALRAGRREWLGLAVLALPTLLLSLDFSVLYLALPSLTADLGASSTQQLWIMDIYGFVVAGFLVTMGSLGDRIGRRRLMLIGAGAFGVASLLAAFSTSPEMLIVTRALMGVAGACLMPSTLSLISTMFPSPRQMGVAIAVWMSCFMGGLAIGPVVGGIMLEFFWWGSVFLLGVPVMVLLLITGPLLLPEYRDAEGGRLDMVSAALSLAALLPVIYGLKELAKDGWAVLPACSVVLGLLIGAVFVLRQRRLTSPLLDMRLFGNRTFSAALVLWLLSGAVQGGTSFLVAIQLQSVAGLSPLHAGLWLVPSTVLMIFSIMMAPILARRFRPASVMATGMVLAGLGYLLITQVESADGLTVLLIGWALALSGLGLPSGLSTALILGSAPPEKAGSASAMSETTSEFGIALGVAALGSLSTAVYRWQTATTIPDDVPPEAAEAARDSITAAVFSAEQVPGAAGEELLHVAREAFTTGLTTVAGIAAALFIVLAAIAATALRHVNTNAEAPVEQDDRRQGDQGSTTASLR, from the coding sequence GTGGTCGCTGATGACGCCCTCCGGGCAGGCAGGCGGGAGTGGCTCGGGCTGGCGGTGCTGGCCCTGCCCACTCTGCTGCTGTCCCTGGACTTCAGTGTGCTCTATCTGGCCCTGCCGAGCTTGACCGCCGACCTGGGGGCCTCCAGCACTCAACAACTCTGGATCATGGACATCTACGGCTTCGTCGTGGCCGGGTTCCTGGTCACCATGGGTTCGTTGGGCGACCGCATCGGCAGGCGGAGACTGATGCTCATCGGGGCGGGCGCCTTCGGCGTCGCGTCCCTGTTGGCGGCCTTCTCCACCAGCCCGGAGATGCTCATCGTGACCCGGGCGCTGATGGGCGTCGCGGGCGCGTGTCTGATGCCGTCGACGCTGTCGCTGATCAGCACCATGTTCCCGTCCCCCCGCCAGATGGGCGTGGCGATCGCGGTCTGGATGAGCTGCTTCATGGGCGGTCTCGCCATCGGCCCGGTGGTCGGCGGGATCATGCTGGAGTTCTTCTGGTGGGGCTCGGTCTTCCTTCTCGGCGTTCCCGTGATGGTGCTGCTGCTGATCACCGGTCCCCTCCTGTTGCCGGAGTATCGCGACGCCGAGGGCGGCAGACTGGACATGGTCAGCGCCGCGCTCTCCCTGGCCGCGCTCCTGCCGGTGATCTACGGGCTGAAGGAGCTCGCCAAGGACGGCTGGGCCGTGCTTCCCGCCTGCTCCGTCGTGCTCGGCCTGCTGATCGGCGCCGTGTTCGTGCTGCGCCAACGCAGGCTCACCAGCCCGCTGCTGGACATGCGACTGTTCGGCAACAGGACCTTCAGCGCGGCGTTGGTGCTCTGGCTGCTCAGCGGGGCAGTGCAGGGCGGGACGAGCTTTCTGGTCGCCATCCAGTTGCAGAGCGTGGCGGGGCTCTCCCCCCTACACGCCGGACTGTGGCTGGTGCCGTCGACCGTGTTGATGATCTTCTCGATCATGATGGCGCCGATTCTCGCGCGCCGTTTCCGACCTGCCTCTGTGATGGCGACCGGCATGGTGCTGGCCGGACTCGGCTATCTGTTGATCACTCAGGTCGAGAGCGCCGACGGGCTGACCGTCCTGCTCATCGGCTGGGCACTGGCGCTGTCGGGCCTCGGACTGCCGTCCGGGTTGAGCACCGCGCTCATCCTGGGCTCCGCACCGCCGGAGAAGGCTGGTTCGGCGTCGGCGATGTCGGAGACCACCAGCGAATTCGGCATCGCCCTCGGTGTCGCGGCGCTCGGCAGCCTCAGCACGGCGGTCTACCGTTGGCAGACGGCCACGACCATTCCGGACGACGTCCCGCCGGAGGCTGCCGAGGCGGCGCGCGACAGCATCACTGCCGCCGTGTTCTCCGCCGAACAGGTACCGGGTGCGGCAGGCGAGGAACTGCTGCACGTCGCGCGGGAGGCCTTCACCACCGGTCTGACCACCGTCGCCGGAATCGCGGCGGCCCTCTTCATCGTGCTCGCGGCCATCGCGGCCACCGCGTTGCGGCACGTGAACACGAACGCGGAGGCGCCTGTGGAGCAGGACGATCGACGGCAGGGCGACCAGGGGTCCACCACGGCGTCCCTGCGCTGA
- a CDS encoding GntR family transcriptional regulator gives MTAEPTEEDGPPYARIVGAIRARIASGELRPGDRVPSTRQITREWGVAMATATKALTALRREGLVHAKPGAGTVVSDRPGRPANPTSASRAADVALNRETIIATAMGVADLEGLAALSMRRVATELGVSTMALYRHVEGKDALVHLITDAAFTETPLPEPPSDWRRALEISARRDWRMYRRHPWAAARVSVPRPLLTPGGLANVEWLMRVLGADRPDRREAAMQAIITLTAFVVGMATWLGSDLDEEQETGVSNDQWWCSQDAELAELEATGRFPLLFAVDVPPDLDSVFEFGLARLLDGLAGSVEE, from the coding sequence ATGACCGCCGAACCGACCGAAGAGGACGGCCCGCCCTACGCGCGGATCGTCGGCGCGATCCGCGCACGCATCGCGTCCGGCGAGCTGCGACCGGGCGACCGGGTGCCGTCGACCCGGCAGATCACCCGGGAATGGGGTGTGGCCATGGCCACGGCGACCAAGGCTCTGACCGCCCTGCGCCGCGAAGGCCTGGTCCACGCGAAGCCGGGAGCGGGCACCGTGGTCTCGGACCGGCCGGGGCGCCCGGCTAATCCGACGTCGGCCTCCCGCGCCGCCGACGTCGCCCTGAACCGCGAGACGATCATCGCGACCGCGATGGGCGTCGCCGACCTGGAAGGCCTGGCAGCCCTGTCGATGCGCCGCGTGGCCACCGAGCTCGGGGTGAGCACGATGGCGCTGTACCGACACGTCGAAGGCAAGGACGCCCTCGTCCACCTGATCACCGACGCCGCGTTCACCGAGACGCCGCTGCCCGAGCCGCCGTCGGACTGGCGACGCGCGCTGGAGATCTCCGCGCGGCGGGACTGGCGGATGTACCGACGACACCCGTGGGCGGCCGCGCGAGTCTCGGTGCCGAGGCCGCTGCTGACACCGGGCGGCCTGGCCAACGTGGAATGGCTGATGCGGGTGCTCGGCGCGGATCGACCCGATCGGCGCGAGGCGGCCATGCAGGCGATCATCACGCTGACGGCCTTCGTCGTCGGCATGGCGACCTGGCTCGGGTCCGATCTGGACGAGGAACAGGAGACCGGCGTCAGCAACGATCAGTGGTGGTGCAGCCAGGACGCCGAGCTGGCCGAGCTGGAGGCGACCGGCCGGTTCCCGCTGCTGTTCGCGGTGGACGTCCCGCCGGACCTCGACTCCGTCTTCGAGTTCGGTCTGGCCCGTCTCCTCGACGGGCTGGCGGGCAGCGTCGAGGAGTAA
- a CDS encoding TetR/AcrR family transcriptional regulator: protein MPAQRADARRNHARLLAIAEAEVAAHGAEASLEQIARRAGLGSATVRRHFPGRRALLEAVFRERIEALCLRAGELTDAADARSALLTWLGAVIAHAASARGMAAALTPDAVAAQESECAAKLTEAGEPLVRRAVRDGAVASGVTAADLLTLITGIALATEHHADRAAEADRLLRLTMAGISPPGSAIDRASSPAGAHR, encoded by the coding sequence ATGCCCGCCCAGCGCGCGGACGCCAGACGCAACCACGCACGCCTCCTCGCCATCGCCGAGGCGGAAGTCGCCGCCCACGGCGCCGAGGCGTCGTTGGAACAGATCGCCCGCCGGGCGGGACTCGGCTCGGCCACCGTGCGCCGCCACTTCCCCGGCAGGCGAGCGCTACTGGAGGCCGTGTTCCGGGAGCGGATCGAGGCGCTGTGCCTGCGCGCGGGCGAGCTGACCGACGCGGCCGACGCGCGATCCGCCCTGCTGACCTGGCTGGGCGCCGTGATTGCGCATGCCGCTTCCGCACGAGGAATGGCCGCCGCCCTGACCCCGGATGCGGTGGCGGCACAGGAGAGCGAGTGCGCGGCGAAGCTCACCGAGGCCGGCGAGCCGCTGGTGCGCCGCGCCGTCCGAGACGGCGCCGTCGCGTCGGGGGTCACCGCGGCGGACCTGCTGACGCTGATCACCGGGATAGCGCTGGCCACGGAGCATCACGCGGACCGCGCGGCCGAGGCCGACCGGCTGCTTCGTCTGACGATGGCGGGGATCAGCCCGCCGGGGTCTGCGATCGACCGTGCTTCCTCCCCGGCGGGCGCGCATCGCTGA
- a CDS encoding GNAT family N-acetyltransferase translates to MVDDHDTLVSSVRKGGPGDVESAVGILTEAFMAEESTRWLFPDDAERQECQQYYYLPLAGQVAADGGLLMVEDKAASLWMPVTGEGTSGPDFGAVDLPPALAAHTERLTSLLTLLGERHPRGQRYLHVSFMGVRPGDQGRGLGSALLRQGLAEADAAGLGVYLETASAGARALFERHGFQAACEPVRLPDGPDITTLWRPAAR, encoded by the coding sequence ATGGTCGACGATCACGACACGCTCGTTTCGTCTGTACGCAAGGGCGGCCCCGGGGACGTGGAATCGGCGGTCGGCATCCTCACCGAGGCCTTCATGGCGGAGGAGTCCACTCGATGGCTCTTCCCCGACGACGCCGAACGTCAGGAGTGCCAGCAGTACTACTACCTCCCGCTGGCCGGTCAGGTCGCGGCGGACGGCGGGCTCCTCATGGTCGAGGACAAGGCGGCCTCGCTGTGGATGCCCGTCACCGGCGAAGGCACCTCGGGCCCGGACTTCGGTGCCGTCGACCTGCCGCCCGCGCTCGCCGCCCACACGGAGCGGCTGACCAGCCTGCTCACGCTGCTCGGCGAACGGCATCCGCGTGGGCAGCGGTACCTGCACGTGTCCTTCATGGGAGTGCGGCCCGGCGACCAGGGCCGAGGGCTCGGCTCGGCACTGCTGCGTCAGGGCCTGGCGGAGGCCGACGCGGCGGGGCTCGGCGTCTATCTGGAGACGGCGTCGGCGGGCGCTCGCGCCCTGTTCGAGCGACACGGCTTCCAGGCCGCCTGCGAGCCCGTCCGGCTTCCCGACGGCCCCGACATCACCACGCTGTGGCGGCCTGCCGCCCGATGA
- a CDS encoding alpha-galactosidase, whose translation MPLPPADAAPIPDDGAEPEDTAVVTAVATPEAIEIVEPGDAPNAVQAEGHAVPRKPARGAPATGTVVADPSSGARLIHLRAAGVSLVLSLAPRRLPSVLHWGADLGDVDGAMLTELHRASIPAPAPNDVDEPPVIGVDVLPEHASGWRGRPGLTGQRDGRGWSPLIERTALDIETWSEGGGRVVVDGVDAESDLAVRVEIEMLPTGLLRQRAGVTANPAAPDTAGGVGSADTADGCHAAAPGVGADAGGAHASGVDTAGDDVVGTDVAGTDTVGADVAVADVAVADVAGVATAVDSAVAHTSTTPTPIAVGATDAASTTSAVGGAAWSAARQSRDTPYALGGLTLALPVPPVATELFDLAGRWGRERAPQRAPFLVGSHTRENRRGRTGADAPLILAAGTEGFDFRSGEVWAVHVAWSGNQLAYAERLADGTAVLGGGELLAAGEVRLAAGEGYVGPWLYAAYGIGFDGVAARFHEHLRARPHHPRRARPVMLNTWEAVYFDHDLDRLVELARRGAEVGVERYVLDDGWFRHRRHDRAGLGDWYVDPDVWPDGLTPLIEQVRALGMEFGLWFEPEMVNPDSDLARAHPDWILGFADRTPLLSRNQLVLDLGNPEVFAYLLERLDSLLSEYDISYVKWDHNRDLIDAGRPPTGAAGVHQQTLAVYRLLDELRSRHPDVEIESCSSGGLRIDLGILERADRVWGSDVIDPLERQQIQRWTSQLLPPELVGSHVGAPRAHTTARTHALSFRAGTALFGSFGIEWDLTSASEQDRAELAEWVALYKELRPLLHTGTLVRAEQHDPSFALHGIVARDGGEGVFSLVQLATPVTAIPGVVRLPGLDPERDYDVAVQAPGHRPALRMRRDVPWIDGGARLSGRVLDRVGLRAPAMHPEQLLLIRARAVPR comes from the coding sequence ATGCCGTTGCCGCCCGCCGACGCCGCCCCGATTCCCGACGACGGCGCGGAGCCCGAGGACACCGCGGTCGTCACCGCCGTGGCGACACCGGAGGCGATCGAGATCGTCGAGCCCGGCGACGCCCCGAACGCCGTCCAGGCGGAGGGGCACGCCGTGCCTCGGAAGCCGGCGCGGGGCGCCCCGGCGACCGGGACGGTCGTCGCCGATCCGTCCTCCGGCGCGCGGCTGATCCACCTCCGGGCCGCCGGGGTCAGCCTGGTGCTGAGCCTCGCCCCTCGTCGACTGCCCTCGGTGCTGCACTGGGGCGCGGACCTCGGCGACGTCGACGGCGCGATGCTCACCGAGCTGCATCGAGCCTCGATTCCGGCGCCCGCGCCCAACGACGTCGACGAGCCGCCCGTGATCGGCGTCGACGTGCTCCCCGAGCATGCGTCGGGCTGGCGAGGCAGGCCGGGGCTGACCGGGCAGCGGGACGGCCGGGGCTGGTCGCCGCTGATCGAGCGGACGGCCCTGGACATCGAGACCTGGTCCGAGGGCGGCGGCCGAGTAGTGGTCGACGGAGTCGACGCCGAGTCCGACCTGGCCGTTCGCGTCGAGATCGAAATGCTGCCCACCGGCCTGCTCCGCCAGCGTGCGGGCGTCACCGCGAACCCGGCGGCGCCCGACACGGCGGGCGGAGTCGGCTCGGCCGACACGGCGGACGGGTGCCACGCGGCCGCCCCGGGGGTCGGTGCCGACGCGGGCGGGGCTCACGCGAGTGGTGTGGACACGGCCGGCGATGACGTGGTCGGGACTGACGTGGCTGGTACGGACACGGTCGGGGCTGACGTGGCCGTCGCCGATGTGGCCGTCGCCGACGTGGCTGGTGTCGCCACGGCGGTGGACTCGGCAGTCGCGCACACCAGCACCACCCCCACGCCGATCGCCGTCGGAGCCACCGACGCGGCCTCGACCACCTCCGCCGTCGGCGGTGCGGCCTGGAGCGCGGCCCGACAGAGCCGGGACACCCCGTACGCCCTGGGCGGCCTCACGCTGGCGCTGCCCGTCCCGCCGGTGGCCACCGAGCTGTTCGACCTGGCCGGCCGCTGGGGCCGGGAGCGTGCCCCGCAGCGCGCCCCCTTCCTCGTCGGCTCGCACACCCGGGAGAACCGGCGCGGGCGCACCGGGGCGGACGCACCGTTGATCCTCGCGGCGGGGACGGAGGGCTTCGACTTCCGCTCCGGCGAGGTCTGGGCCGTGCACGTGGCCTGGAGCGGCAACCAGCTCGCCTACGCCGAACGGCTCGCCGACGGCACGGCCGTGCTCGGCGGCGGCGAGCTGCTGGCGGCGGGCGAGGTACGGCTGGCGGCGGGGGAGGGCTACGTCGGTCCGTGGCTGTACGCCGCGTACGGCATCGGATTCGACGGGGTCGCCGCCCGGTTCCACGAGCACCTGCGGGCCAGGCCGCACCACCCGCGTCGTGCCCGGCCGGTGATGCTGAACACCTGGGAGGCCGTGTACTTCGATCACGACCTGGATCGGCTCGTCGAGCTGGCCCGGCGCGGCGCCGAGGTGGGCGTCGAGCGGTATGTGCTGGACGACGGCTGGTTCCGGCATCGACGCCATGATCGGGCCGGACTCGGCGATTGGTACGTCGATCCCGACGTCTGGCCGGACGGGCTCACCCCGCTGATCGAGCAGGTTCGGGCGTTGGGCATGGAGTTCGGCCTGTGGTTCGAGCCCGAGATGGTCAATCCCGACTCGGACCTGGCCCGAGCCCACCCGGACTGGATCCTCGGGTTCGCCGACCGCACGCCGCTGCTGTCGCGCAACCAGCTCGTTCTCGACCTCGGCAACCCGGAGGTCTTCGCCTACCTGCTGGAACGGCTGGACTCCCTGCTCAGCGAGTACGACATCAGCTACGTGAAGTGGGATCACAACCGCGATCTGATCGACGCGGGCCGTCCGCCGACGGGCGCGGCGGGCGTCCATCAGCAGACCCTCGCGGTCTACCGGCTCCTGGACGAGCTCCGATCCCGGCACCCCGACGTCGAGATCGAATCGTGCTCCTCCGGTGGGCTGCGCATCGACCTCGGCATCCTGGAACGCGCCGACCGGGTATGGGGCAGCGACGTCATCGACCCGTTGGAGCGCCAGCAGATCCAGCGCTGGACGAGTCAGCTCCTGCCGCCCGAACTGGTCGGCTCCCATGTCGGCGCACCGCGTGCGCACACCACCGCCCGCACCCACGCGCTGTCCTTCCGGGCGGGCACCGCCCTGTTCGGCTCGTTCGGCATCGAATGGGACCTGACCTCGGCCTCGGAGCAGGACCGTGCCGAACTGGCGGAGTGGGTCGCGCTGTACAAGGAGCTGCGCCCGCTGCTGCACACCGGGACGCTGGTGCGCGCCGAACAGCACGACCCGTCCTTCGCCCTGCACGGAATCGTCGCTCGGGACGGCGGTGAAGGAGTGTTCTCCCTGGTGCAGCTCGCCACCCCGGTGACCGCCATCCCCGGCGTGGTGCGGCTGCCGGGCCTCGACCCGGAGCGGGACTACGACGTCGCGGTGCAGGCGCCGGGGCATCGGCCCGCACTGCGGATGCGGCGAGACGTCCCGTGGATCGACGGCGGGGCGCGGCTGAGCGGTCGCGTACTCGACCGCGTCGGGCTGCGGGCTCCCGCGATGCATCCGGAACAGCTGTTGCTGATCCGGGCGCGCGCCGTGCCGCGCTGA